From a region of the uncultured Desulfatiglans sp. genome:
- a CDS encoding hypothetical protein (Evidence 5 : Unknown function), whose product MLLHPVERKKGAWPGHIPRNVTNPLSVHLSTALAQGSFHTKAAQRLAVLAKRPRTENTLSLKKADLTALAPFHSCADGLRPRSR is encoded by the coding sequence GTGTTACTTCATCCAGTGGAACGCAAAAAGGGGGCATGGCCGGGCCACATTCCGCGGAATGTCACAAACCCCTTATCCGTCCATCTTTCAACGGCCCTCGCACAAGGAAGTTTCCACACGAAAGCCGCTCAGCGGCTCGCTGTCTTGGCCAAACGTCCAAGAACGGAAAACACCCTGAGCCTGAAAAAAGCCGACCTGACAGCTCTTGCGCCCTTTCACTCCTGTGCAGACGGCCTGCGCCCGAGGAGTCGATAG
- a CDS encoding Extracellular solute-binding protein, family 7, producing MKRLVLFTLLLCLLPLSLALGAGQEYRIKFATVAPEGSAWLKAMNELDAELRERTDGRLGFLIYAGGIAGDELDVLKKIRIGQLHCAAFSGVGLGAVLPSVRVLDLPMLFRDAEDVDRVRTGLTSRFAEDFSREGFRFISWAEIGPVHLFSKTPIRTIADLKKAKVWAWSGDPVANETFDAMGLHPIRLSITDVSTALNTGMIDTVYAPPMGALALQWQTSLRYMSALPLAYANAAVLLSNSFFQQLPPELANVLGETFSPAMERLTGQIRRQVEQTTRTLQNAGVEMVAAPTGEELLRFEAIHSRVAQRLEGELYPAGLLDEVYRLLGRRPSAQE from the coding sequence AATTCGCCACGGTCGCACCGGAGGGTTCAGCCTGGCTCAAGGCCATGAACGAGCTCGACGCCGAGTTGCGAGAGCGGACCGATGGACGCCTCGGGTTCCTGATCTACGCGGGCGGAATCGCGGGGGATGAACTGGATGTCCTGAAAAAGATCCGCATCGGGCAACTGCACTGCGCCGCCTTTTCCGGGGTGGGGCTCGGGGCGGTGCTGCCTTCGGTGAGGGTCCTGGATCTCCCCATGCTCTTTCGGGATGCGGAGGATGTGGATCGGGTCAGGACGGGGCTCACCTCTCGCTTCGCCGAAGATTTCTCGCGCGAGGGGTTCCGGTTCATCTCCTGGGCGGAGATCGGTCCGGTCCACCTGTTTTCGAAGACACCCATCCGAACGATAGCCGACCTGAAAAAGGCCAAGGTCTGGGCGTGGTCGGGCGACCCCGTCGCGAATGAAACGTTCGACGCCATGGGGCTTCACCCCATCCGGCTCTCGATTACGGATGTCTCCACTGCGCTCAACACCGGCATGATCGACACGGTTTACGCACCGCCCATGGGGGCGCTCGCACTCCAATGGCAAACGAGCCTTCGTTATATGTCCGCCCTCCCCCTTGCCTATGCCAACGCCGCCGTGCTGCTGTCGAATTCGTTTTTCCAACAGTTGCCACCCGAGTTGGCAAACGTGCTGGGCGAAACCTTTTCTCCCGCCATGGAAAGGCTTACCGGCCAGATCCGCCGCCAGGTCGAACAAACGACCAGGACGCTCCAGAACGCCGGTGTAGAAATGGTCGCGGCCCCTACGGGCGAGGAACTCCTCCGCTTCGAAGCCATTCACAGCCGTGTGGCTCAGAGGCTCGAGGGCGAACTCTACCCGGCTGGACTGCTCGATGAGGTCTATCGACTCCTCGGGCGCAGGCCGTCTGCACAGGAGTGA